The Vidua chalybeata isolate OUT-0048 unplaced genomic scaffold, bVidCha1 merged haplotype scaffold_313_ctg1, whole genome shotgun sequence genome includes the window aagaattcgaattaagaattaaaaaactttaagaagaaagaattaaagaaaaaattaaatgaagaaaattaaataaaaaatttaaataataattagaattaagaattttaaaaaattaagaagaaagaattaaaggaaaaaaattaaattaaaaaggttaaagaaaaaaattaataattagaattaagaattaaaaaaataaagaagaaagaattaaagaaaaaaattaaattaaaaaggttaaataaaaaaataatgaagaattaGAAgtaaggattaaaaaaataagaagaaagaattaaagaaaaaaattaaattaaaaagcttaaagaaaaaaaaatgaagaattagaattaagaattaaaaaaaataagaaagaattaaagaaaaaaattaaattaaaaaggttaaataaaaaaatgaagaattagaagtaaggattaaaaaataaaaagaaagaattaaagaagaaaaattaaaaatatttaagaaaaaaaaataaagaagaattaGAATTAAGaattcttttgaaaatgtaaaaggcTTCAGGTGAAGCCTGGGGCACTGTTACAATGGACAGGGATGCAGCCACATCCTCCAGGGAGAGGAGCACAAGGCCAGGGGAGGTGGCTTTGCTCAGGGGGGACAGAGGAGgcagaaataaggaaaagtTGGATTCACTTTCAGCAATTTGAGCATTTTCTTCACCACTCCTCCTTTCACCACTTCCTCCACTGCTGCGGGAGAGGCCGGCAGGGCACGGCTCAGCGCTCCTGTGGCTCTCTAAAGGAGGGCAAAACGAGAGAGAGGcaaaagcaaacatttattGCTCCAGGCAGCTTGATTGTTTTGTTCCCGGCACGGTGAGACTGAAGGAATTGAAGCGTTGAAAGgagaaattcacagaaattaagGAAATCCCAGAATTGCAGAATCTAACAAAGGATGTGGCTTTTTTTGTCGTTCCTTGgaaactgagcacagcagagctccagcacagggagagaTGAGCCCAAACTGGGACCCTGGGTgttcacagattaaaaaataaaagtacaaactcctggcagagagcagcccagcactgctggcaccgAGAGAAgcaaaacagctcagaaaagTTCCTGGGAGCTCAGGGAAGGGACTCAGAGCCCAcatctgctcctgcctggagtcCCACCCCAGTCCCAGGAGCACAATTGTAATTCCCACCCAAGAACTGCAAAGGGAAACAGCTGAACACCCGAATGCTCTTTGCTCTCCACTGATTTTTAAGTGCTcctgggaaaaaacaccaatcacttgtttttttgtaaattttaaaagtttattcaTAATAAAAGagttataaataaaatcagatttgtaGTTCGTCTGTTGTATAgagaacattttaatatttttgtctaTTTCTTGTGAATTTagctttagtttttttttttttttttttgttttagagtTCAAGAGGCTCTTCTTATCTCTTTACTTTAGagactgtattttttctctctggctgGGACAGTTTTACAAACACAGCCATAGTTAACAGGCTAAACCCacttcatattttatattttactaaGCACAATGTAATTTTACTAGATTTACTAATGTAATTTGGACAGTGAGGATCAGGACActacgagacaataaaaagcaaagaattccagatgtttttgggcactgagctgccaaaaccatACCTTGTGAACCAAGGAAAAACTCTTAAAacaacagcctgttgcatattcataccTATTTCATGGTTATGCATacattctatttaaaacaagaaactcTGTCTGTTGTATGTCAACTGCTTCTTTTGATCCCCATTAAAAGATTAAATTCTTTTAATCTTTGAGGCTGAGCAAGGCCTGAAGAAATTAGCTTTTTCTGATACAAAACCCAtcaattcctcttctctggaagatttaggtgTTCTGTGACTGTTATCTCGAAGCGAGTATCTCATTCcttccaaaaaaccccacatccaGAGCTTCTATTTGAACTACTAAAGCTTCGTTTTaactacaaaactacatttaccgtgctattaaaaatgttaatacagcacttCTAATCAACATAACATAACACATACAgcattcaatttaatatttgcaaaaaagccaatcataaaatacgcATTTTTCACAGGTCCCGTGCTGAAATGGTTTGTAAGAGCTTCTATTAAACAGATTTCAAGAGAAGCCTGAAAACCTCTCGCATCAAAgcatataaaaatgaatataaaagcgatctgttgttttttattgctgttagGAGTGGTTTAGACTTCAAAACCtcctgcacagggcagaggtTTGCTCTGAAGAGCTCAGGAGAGCCAAACCCAGCTTTTGTTGGTGACTTACTGTGACAATCCTTCCGTCCTGatggctgagcagagccaggcaccTGCCACTGATGGGCACGGCAAAGTcctggaaaacacagggaaaagtcagggaaaacacagggaaaatacagggaaaagtcaggggaaacacagggaaaatacaggggaaacacaggggaaacacaggggaaacacagggaaaatacaggggaaacacagggaaaacacagGGGAAACTCAGGGAAAAGTCAGGGAAAACACAGGGGAAACTCAGGGAAAATacaggggaaacacaggggaaacacaaggaaaatacaggggaaacacagggaaaagtcagggaaaacacaggggaaatacatggaaaacacagggaaaagtcaggggaaacacagggaaaatacaggggaaacacagggaaaagtcagggaaaagtcagggaaaacacaggggaaacacaggggaaacacaggggaaacacagggaaaatacagggaaaagtcaggggaaacacagggaaaatacaggggaaacacaggggaaacacagggaaaatacaggggaaacacagggaaaagtcagggaaaagtcaggggaaacacagggaaaactCAGGGAAAACTCAGGGAAAATAAGTCAGGCAAAACTTAGGGAAAACTCAgggaaaatacagggaaaagTCAGGGAAAATAAGTCAGGGAAAAGTCAGGGAAAACCCAGGGAAAAGTCAGGGAAAACTCAGGGGAAATAAGTCAGGGAAAACTTagggaaaacacagggaaaagtcAGGGAAAACAACACAGGGAATACTcagggaaaacacagagaaaacacagggaaaacaacACAGGGGAAACAACACAGGGAATACTCAGGGGAAGTTCAGGGGAAACTCAGGGGAAAGTCAggaaaaactcaggaaaaacaacacagggaaaaaaatacagagaagaaaacacagggaaaacaacACAGGGAACACTTGGGGAAAAGACAGGGGAAACTCAGGGGGTACTCAGGGGAAACTCAGGAGATACTCAGGGAAAAGACAGGGGAACCTCAGGAGATACTCAGGGGAAACTCAGGAGATACTCAGGGAAAAGACAGGGGAAACTCAGGAGATACTCAGGATATACTCAGGGGAAACTCAGGAGATACTCAGGGGAAACTCAGGAGATACTCAGGGAAAAGACAGGGGAAACTCAGGAGATACTCAGGATATACTCAGGGGAAACTCAGGAGATACTCAGGGGAAACTCAGGAGATACTCAGGGAAAAGACAGGGGAAACTCAGGGGAAACTCAGGAGATACTCAGGGAAAAGACAGGGGAAACTCAGGACATACTCAGGGGATACTCAGGGGAAACTCAGGAGATACTCAGGGGAAACTCAGGACATACTCAGGACATACTCAGGGGATACTCAGGGGAAACTCAGGAGATACTCAGGGGaaactgagctgcagctggggctgggagggccAAGGAATCCCCTGGAgatgaggggacagcagggagccagcagctctgcagcaccctGGGGAACGCTgccttcctgctgggatcctgAGCTTTGGAGGGTTTTGGAATGCAGCCAGGACCTCAGAACACGGCACAGTTGCAGAGTGATTCCAGAGAAAACATTTATACCACTATGGCAAGACAATTTATGCACTTCACACGGGCTTTGTCCTCATAGCTGTTTATGTATTGGAGGTGGTGGCAGAGGAGAAAATTCCGtagcttttttttcactttccagCCTACTTAAATTGCCAGCTACCCTTAAAAACAACCTGCAAcgctgtaattttttttttttttttaattcccaggTGTTGCCTACCTGGATGGTGCCATTGGATTCAAGCAGCAGGTTCATCAtcagccccagcactgcaaacACGCACTGCTGGtacccagggctgctggcatcAGGGCACCcatcctgagagagagagcagggcACCAAAATCAGCTCCCAGGGCCAGGCCAGGCCCTTCCTCAGCCTTCCAGGGAGCTCCAGGGGGAGGAAAAGTTctgggagaagcagagctgaggaCCCTCTGTGACACAAAGCCTCGTGTGTGGGACCCAGAGCTGCacaccccaaatttgggatGTTCGGGATGTTACAgagatcccttcccaccccctgAACCTTCAGCTTTTGGGGAAGTGCTCACGGCACAGCCTCACCTGGAAGGTGTTAGAAtcctggaattttaaaatttctgtgctGGAGAGTTTTAAACTAGAactttaaactttctgtgctgaagaattttaaactttctgtgctgaagaattttaaaatttctgtgctaaataattttaaactttctgtgctgaagaattttaaactttcttttaaatttgtaGTTAACTTTAACTAGAATTTTAAGCCTTCTCTGctgaagaattttaaactttcttttaaCTTTCTAGTTAATTTTATCTAGAAtgttaaactttctgtgctgaagaattttaaactttcttttaaCTTTCTAGTTAACTTTAACTAGAATGttaaattttctgtgctgaagaattttaaactttctgtgctgaagaattttaaactttctgtgctgaagagTTTAAAACTAGAATTTTAACTTTCTAGTTAACTTTAActagaattttaaactttctgttgtgaaaaattttaaactagaattttaaactttctgtgctgaagaattttaaactttctgtgctgaagaattttaaactttctgtgctgaagaattttaaactttccgtgctgaagaattttaaactttccgtgctgaataattttaaactttctgtgctgaagaattttaaactttctgtgctgaagaattttaaactagaattttaaactttctgtgctgaagaattttaaactttctgtgctgaagaattttaaactttctgtgctgaagaattttaaactagaattttaaactttctgtgctgaagaattttaaactttctgtgctgaagaattttaaactttccgTGCTGAAGAGCACAGACCCACAAGAAAATACTTTACTTGACCCGAGGCTGCAGAAAAAGCTTCCAACAGGACGGGGCCGCTTTGGAGGGAacagctgggggcagctctgagaccccccccccccccaaaatcccagctggaGCGAAGGAGCAGACAAACAGGGGGAGGGCTGGCAACACCCCCAGGTTCCTTtaccagcagctgcaggcaggcctgccagcagtgcctgctccGAGCCAGCTGTGCCCGCAGCTGCACATCTGCACACAGGCTGCCCAGCACGGCCACCGCCCGCGCCAGCGCTGCCCGCTCCGCCTGCCCGGCACGCGCCTGCAAACACAGCAAGGCAAGGCAGAGTCAGCCCCAAGGCAGCGGCTCACGGCGCTCTGTGCGCgcgcgtgtgtgtgtgtacagagGAAAAAGATATTTAGATTTAAGGCAAATGTGCCACGCGGTAGCTTGCTAACGGGAGTAAAATATGAAATACGCttagtaaaatataaaatatgaaatagtattatatttatataatatgcttagtaaaatataaaatatgaaataggatgatatatatatataatatgctTAGTAAAAGATGAAATagtattatatttatataatatgtttagtaaaatataaaatatgaaataggATGATATTTACATAATGTGCttagtaaaatataaaatatgaaatagtattatatttatataatatgcttagtaaaatatgaaatatgaaataggatgatatatataatatgcTTAGTAAAAGATGAAATagtattatatttatataatatgtttagtaaaatatgaaatatgaaacaggatgatatatatataatatgctTAGTAAAAGATGAAATagtattatatttatataatatgtttagtaaaatataaaatatgaaataggatgatatatataatatgcTTAGTAAAATAGGAAATagtataatatttatataacatgcttagtaaaataaaaaatatgaaatagtataatatataatatttatatgcttagtaaaatataaaatattaaatagtaCGATATATATAATGTGCttagtaaaatataaaatattaaatagtatGATTTATATAATGTGCttagtaaaatataaaatattaaatagtatGATATATAATgtgcttaataaaatataaaatattaaatagtatGATTTATATAATGTGCTTAgtagaatataaaatatgaagtGTGTTTAGTCTGTTAACTATGCTGTGTTTGTAAAACTGTCCcagccagagagaaaaaatacagtctCTAAAGTAAAGAGATGAGAGTCTCTTGAactctaaaacaaaaaaaaagaaaaaaaataaagctaaattCACAAGAAAtagacaaaaatattaaaatgttctcTATACAACAGACGAACTACAAATTGTAACGTGAAATCAGCacaatgaatatgcatgaacctacTGTAAGATTCTATGTTTATGTAAATTAGTACAGAGTAATAAAAACAAGATCAAGGCTCCTCAGGGGCGCACGtgtcctttaaaaagaaactgcCCCCACGAGCGCCCAGCGCTGGAAGGAACATACCGgccctacaaatctttattaaaAGTGTGAAGTCTTAATTTTTCACCAGCCCCTCTGGCCAcgggcactgcagcagctctctggtAAAGCCCAGCTGCCCAAGGTTTGCAGATTTCCCCCATTTTCACTTCGTCTTCTGCTTTATGAGCTctggggaaaagggatttttgtgTCCCCTGATCCCCAGGTGTGAACATTTCCTGCAGGCTCTCCctcagggcacagagcagctggaattcCAGCAAGAAGAGCCGCAAACAATGGGAAAGTTATGAAATTATTGCCTTGCTGCTCATTTGGAGAAATGGGAGTATTTTACTGCCCAGCAGAACCAATCTTCCCCCTCCCTCAGGACAGGTTTCTGCACCAGGACATTTTAAATGTGCTGCTGGAATAAAGGATGCCCAGGAAAGGGATTCTCTACCTCGGCACCCAATGTCAGCTCCTCACCCTGATCCCTCAGATTAGAAGGCAAAAATTACCATCCAGGACACAACAGGTTGCTGACAGGGGATTAAAGTCACATCAAGAAGAGCAAAACTCAAAGCTGAAGGTGAAATTATCAGTGGGAATCTGCAACCAAGGCCAGAGTTTATACTGAATATTAAACTAGGGATTTATTTAAGTGGGACAAAATATTggagaaaagaacattttcctgaaaaaaactcAATTTCTTACACCCACAGAGCAGACATAGGACGTGTTACacaaaaataaactggaaataCAAAATCAGATCTTCCCTACCAGCAGCTGTGTGAATAAAGGTAAAACACCCGTGGAAAGCATGGCCCGACACTGGGTCTGGAACCTGTTGGGGgataaaaaacaaaagttttagTCAAAAAACACAGCTAGAGGCAAGAGAAGAGCAGTAGGAGCCCCAGTAAGCTCAGAGCAAAGTTCATGCACAGCTTCAGAGAAATGAGTGaggaatttaaataaattacctTTCCTCCCCAGCTAAGTCAGACAGGATGTTCATGGCACTATCAGCCCTTGCATCAGTGCACTTGACAAATGCCATCAAAATCTGCAGCCATCTGgtgttaaaatataaaaaaaaaaaaaaaaccaaccaaaaattGGTGTCAGCCTTGGTTTAATCATTGAAGatcaaaaatctatttttttagGTTGTTGGTATTTCAAGCTACAGTTAAATCTGATTCTTTTAGCAGCCTTTGAGATGTGGCTCATTCCTTTCAGCTttccttcccaggaaaaatggCCAGTGTCTCCTGATCACCCATTATTACTCCAGTAATAATGTAAAACCAGTAAATGGACATTTCTCAGGGAGACctgggaggaagcagcaggataATGGGACAAAGGCAATGCAATGGGCTTTCCTTCCCCGCTCAGCGAGCCATGGCAACACAAAATAACCacaaatccccatttttaaaTGAGGAGAGACTCTCAGCTGGAATCCAGGAGATTTTAGAGGCACCAGGGCGAGAGTGCTACACGGGTTTAGAGGAGGGGACTCAAAATTACAGGAATTAACTTAAATCAGACATCACAACTTCCTGCAGCTCTACCCCACACATCCAGCTCCCACTTTTGCCAGGCCAGGCCTGTCCCCAAGGGGCAGAAGGCTCAGTGTCACTGTGTCCCCCcaggaattcacagaatcactgggttgggagagacctccaggatcatcgagtccaacccagccccagcacctcaactgaaccctggcacccagtgccacacccaggctttgttaaacacacccagggatggtgactgcaccacctccctgggcagaacATTCtagaactttatcaccctttctgtaaaaaacttcttcctgatatccagcctaacTTTCCCTCGGTGCAGCTcaaggctgtgtgctctggttctggcagttcctggagaaagaggaactgagcacagccacctttctgGAGCTGTGGGGAGTGATGAGGTCACCTGGCGCTATGGGACACGAAATGAGCTCGCAGAAGCTTGGTgagttcaaaggagaaaaaagagccaattttatttctgacctcgcaaTATATAGAGTtccaaaagtggcagtggattggagggtggaattgccacctctccaaccacactggtcaaaccaacagtccatcaaatctctcctcccacaaggaagaatgcaaaacaatcattatttacatgaacagtgcgtGACAACTCCACTAGAAACATggaaacatcagaaggcatggaaaacttttaaaagaactttaaaactttcaaaagaactataaaagaaaacttaacacctttaaaaatcagggcaacagtCACCCCCGAGTCTCCTTTtccccctggagctggggcagctctgacactgccagggcactttcctggtgctgctcacctgctcaggtcctgcctgagcagcagcctCCGGCCTCTCTGGTGCTCTGAGTAGAGAGAGATCAGTGCCAAGGTCTCCCTCTGGATctgggctgtgccagaggagagcagctctggcagctgggcacTCACTTCGGGCTGGGCCAACAGGAGACGCTGATTTTCCtctggaaggagagaggaaatcTCACTGCAATGTCACTCACTGGCATCCTCgtttcagttattttatttctttttcagcatgaatgttttatttgaaCAGCTGGACCACGCAAGGCAGCACAGGCACCAATATTCTGCATTTCCACTTtaccccccaccccagcccattTCTCACCCACGTGGGTATTCcctaaaaacagaggcaggCACCTGCCCAAGCACTGCTAATTCTAAAATAATTCAGCCTTCTCTTCTATAAAACTCTGCTTTTTGCAGCTATAACTgcataaaacagagaaaattgtGCAAGTGGTATTATCTTAAGGGCAGCAAAAATCACAGGGAATTTACTTCCCACCCCTTGTGTGGATTTGAAATGCTCACGGAGTGGAAATTTCGTCCTGCCAAAATTATGGCTGCACCCAGCACCTCCTCTGAGCTGCACAACTCGGGTTACAACCACGTCTGGATGGCTCCAGGTGCTCTGGGAGAAGGGTGGCCAtgcccagccccagtgccagcccagaaATGCCAAATTAATCTCACATTAACGGGGCTCAGTGTGGATCCCAGGGCTTTACCgttcccagcacaggcagcttgccacaggaggagaagggaaacaCAGAGCTCCACCTCAGCAGGGCTTTtgctctctgcacagaaggcCCTGAATGAGAAAAGTCAGCTTGTGAACAGAGCAAAGGGTGGGAAATATCCAGGGAATGGCAATTTGTACGTGCTTCACCCCTCAGGTCTGTCTGCAGCCACCACCCAACACATGGATGAGCCCTAACAAGTGCCAGGAACACCCAAATGTTCACTGGTGCCCAATCCCAGCACCAGGGGGTGCAGCCAGAGCCTTCAGATGTTCTTTTCTACTCAGATTTTTTCTGCAAACCTGCACTCACCACCAGGGATAGGATAACTGCCCAGAAAGAGCAGACACAAACAGCAAGCCATGGATTCTCCTCCCTGCATCTAAGGGAGCTCTGTTTGTGTCAGAGTCAGGTACAAGTCCCCCCATTCAGGCACTAAAATCTGGGATTACATCCTCCTCTGATCAGTTCATCTGCATTTCAAGAGGTGATTCTGTTTCTTGAAAACAATATTCCCATTTCCCCGGGCTGGAGTGCCCCTCTGGAGAGCTCTCACCCTCTGACAGCCTCGTTCCTGAGGATACTGAAGCCATTGTTTGTCCTGAAGAGCGTTTGCCCAGTGCCTGGAAGAGGCAGAGACAAACAGCTCAGGTGTGTGACAGCCAGGCaggctcctgctcttcctgcacAGTGCTAAAAGAAAAGGTCACTCCATCggcagctctggggaaaaacatccttgggaatgggggaaaattcAAGAAGGAATGAAGCAGGAATGGTTCTCAAGCTGAAAATTGCTCTAATTCATGCCTGGTCCTGTTGGCTTTGAGTGAAAGATTATCTAGGAAGGCTGAAACACAAAATTGGCTTTGTAACTCAATGGGCTTTAACACAgaattacaaatatttaaaacaagtgaGACCCAAATCCCTCAGAACTCTGAGCAGCTCAGCTACAACATCAGTGTGATTCTAAAAAATGCTGTAAGCACCTACTGACCACGCTGAAATATCCAACATTGCCAGTTTGGTGTTTTAAATACAGGAACAGCCACTCTGCTCCTTTAAAAGCTGCTCCCTTGCCCTCCTCTGCCTGGGTTACACCTCCCCACGTTAACAACAATTAACCAAATGAACATTTTGCACCAACACTCACAACTGTTCACAACTTCTGCCAGGAGCCTGATGCCCCCTGTGTAGTAGAGGATGTCGTGGTGGGGGCTGCTGATGCTCTGCAGCAATTCCTGGATGGATAAagcagcagcactcccagcctggacctccctctctgctctctcctcatctctcagcctcttctcctccagcctggcctcgtCCACACAATCTGGGAGAGCACAAAAAAGCGTGGCAGGGAGATTCTGTTCCCTCTTCACCAGAGAACAAGAGTGAAAATATCCATTTCTCACCTTTAACCAGGCGTTCCTTCTGGGGATCAATCTGCAGCATCTTCTCGTAGCACTGCCTGGACTtcagggggagaaaaaagggcTCTCAGTTTCAGCTGGAAATAGGAAGATGGCATCAATGACATCCCAGTCAGATCCCAAAAGATTTTGGGGCCACAGTCCTTAATAAATGTGAGAAGTAAAATTTATGGAGACGCAGGTAtcaaaaccctcaaaaaaagtcaaatattcTCAGTCCCTACACCTGCCTGATGCTGCAAATTCAACGGGAATTTTCCAGCAAAACCCAAGGAGCA containing:
- the TTC12 gene encoding tetratricopeptide repeat protein 12, with amino-acid sequence MLRDQDTEADFQRFLRRVDDVTNLLQGLKSPDSAVQEKAIAEAEQRLREQGASREEEEESRTTVNRTLINTSGTARVEAADADGFLAALEKDAKERAQRRRRNEQLANALKEQGNEAFRAGDFALAIQRYSEGLEKLRDKQELYTNRAQAYLKLHEYEKAISDCKWALKCNKNCLKAYFLMGKAHLALQHFTESRQCYEKMLQIDPQKERLVKDCVDEARLEEKRLRDEERAEREVQAGSAAALSIQELLQSISSPHHDILYYTGGIRLLAEVVNSCTGQTLFRTNNGFSILRNEAVRGAFCAESKSPAEVELCVSLLLLWQAACAGNEENQRLLLAQPEVSAQLPELLSSGTAQIQRETLALISLYSEHQRGRRLLLRQDLSRWLQILMAFVKCTDARADSAMNILSDLAGEERFQTQCRAMLSTGVLPLFTQLLARAGQAERAALARAVAVLGSLCADVQLRAQLARSRHCWQACLQLLDGCPDASSPGYQQCVFAVLGLMMNLLLESNGTIQDFAVPISGRCLALLSHQDGRIVTRATGALSRALPASPAAVEEVVKGGVVKKMLKLLKAGAQLTSSSAIQTLSICAKSSRRAQEELLKWDKSE